The following nucleotide sequence is from Pseudosulfitobacter sp. DSM 107133.
TGATCTCTTCATCCGTCAGCAACTCCTTGAAACCGGGCATGTCGCTTTCATAACCATTCCCGACGATCGCCGCCGTTCCGCGCTTCACGATGTCCAAAAGCACGCGGTCCGTATGGTGCCAGGTATGGCCCGAGGCGTCATGCGGCGGGGCAGGCAACCGGCCGTTCGGCAATCTGGAGCGCCAATCGGGCTGCCCCTCAAGGTTTGCGCCATGGCAACTGGC
It contains:
- a CDS encoding cytochrome c; the protein is MKNTIRLAALLLAATVLPVSAQDDSLAGERLYQENCASCHGANLEGQPDWRSRLPNGRLPAPPHDASGHTWHHTDRVLLDIVKRGTAAIVGNGYESDMPGFKELLTDEEITAIFDYIKSTWPDRIRASQESRTLADEQVQP